The region caaacaaacacacgctcgcacacgcGTCAATGTCAAGTTCAACAAGTCCAACCAGGCTTACCGAATCCACCTTCCGACGCCTCACAACGAATGAATGGACGAAAACGCGGGGCGAAAGTGTAATGTGATAAGACGCTAAACGAAAGACCTGGTtggaagcgacgaacccccgtAAGCGAGTAAGTAAGGGAACACGTTTGTTTGGGAAATCCGCCATGATTTCACGGGGAAATTGGTGtctgttttctattttattatCTGCTTTCCTCAATcatcgctcactcgctgaCGGAAACATGACTAGTTGGCAGTGGCTGTAGTGCCCGCGGACCTGTATCACTAAACTTAACCTGCTTATCGCTGTGGCTTCCTCTGCTACTCCCAGGCCTCACTTGTTCCGGCTCAGGTTGGCAAGCAGTCGCAgggctcgctcgatcgcttccgggatcggtggtggcgtgggCAGATGATCTCCCTGCGGCTGGAATCCGTTCTCGTCCGCGATGTACTGCACGCTGATCAGATTACCTTCCGGATCGGTGTACGAGTACTGTCCTTGTGCGACCTGTATTGGTTTTGGAGACCAATTAGAGCTAATTCGAGCGAATTCCTTTGTGCGGGATAGAGCCTCTGCCTTACCTGTGCCTGCTCATCGCCAACATTCTTCAGGGTGCCCTGTTCGGCCGCCGTAATACCGTTGGACGTTTGGTACGCGTACTGGTACGTGCCATCGGGATTGACTTCCGcttcctgctgcagcaccaccgcatCCTTGTCggccaacacgcacacaagcactcccagcaccaacagcacaccaaCGGTAATCTGCAAGCAGTCGCAAAGGATGATaagaatgggaaaaaatgggTTCGTACAGATGCACCGGAAgatcaacgcaacgcaatcacttcacgcacgcaccttATTGCTCATGgtcacttgtttttttctgttctgtacAACACACGAAGAATGAAGAAGCTACTGCTCGTAGCACacactgtcgctgtcgctgttgctgttgctgctgctgcacgttgAACCCAAATCTGACAACGGACCGCGACAAGGCGTTGGCTATTTatatcgattccgattccgccCCGCTACTAGcccatccttccttcttctcgctagATGCTCCGTTCTCCTCTTCTGCAGCTTTTTCGGATCCGGATCGGCGCTGTGTCCTAGCaaatcgccaccaccactaccaccgcacGCGCGCCTTCCTAAACGGATCCATCCGGTGTTTGGCCACCGAGATCTACGCAAGAGATGAGCGTTccgaaacaaagagagagtgggaaagagaaagagagagcaagagacagGGACGAATCATCGCTACCACcaaacaacggcagcaacaacatcagcacaGCATCAAAAAAACACGTTCTTCGTTAGacaaaatttgcataaatttcaaCGACACCTCCCCCTCGAACGAAACAGTCGTGAGTCGGACGGAAGATCGTCTGATTAcccaccaccggcggtggtggcccacCATCGGTTCGGGAAGCATGTCGCCGTGTTTGTCCGAGAGCATCATCATTGCATCATTGCTGCGCGTCCACTGTGGTTCCACTGGAATGGAAAGGCACATTGCCGGGTTACATTGGGTTCAGAAtcagcgttcgttcgtcgatAGAATCGTCATCGTTTGTCGTGGAGTGCGTGCACTGCCAAgtgcgatgctgatgattaAGTtgtaccgtttttttttggaacagaAATGTTCACTTCCTGTCGATGGTCAATGGCGAACAGTTTGCCAAAGGAATCACATTTACGTTTTAAGCTTCTAGAGCGTATTACATGTTACAAATAACGCGCTATCTGGTCTCTCACCTCATGATTTCGTTGTAAAAAAGATAGCGACGATCAAGCTCGTCGCTTTTATTGCTTGCCACACTTTAGGAGCCGCAGGATTTTACGATCGCCAGCAAGCTGATCCTCGCACATCCTGGAGCGTGCAGGTGATCCACCATCTAGACCGCCACAACGCGGTCTACTGATGACAAGGGTGGCTGCCAGGGGCGAGGGTCAAAACCTCCGAGGCAACGCCCATCGCACGCCGTGAACGTTCTGCGCCGCtcatgaatattgatgttggCCGATGGCCATCATGTTAGTGATGCTGTGGTGGCGGCATAATCAAAACAATTCATAAACACCGCATTGAGGACCAAGTTGCCAAATTCATGCccccaacacacatacatacataaaACCGAGCACCCTTTTGCGATTATTAGCGgcagagagaggaaaaaaatggtcaaGAATCATTCTGCGTCCGCTTCATCCCCTTGCGCACGAGCAGGTGATCTGTGTAGGCACGGCGCCAGGGCCAGGGACTATCCTCCAGGgctcatcttcgtcgtcgtcctcctccttctcctaaCCGTCGTTCGTCCTCATCGCAGTTCATTCATCCGTCGGTGGGGCGATCCGGCTCGCGATGATGTTACTTACCTTGGGGAGTTTTGCTGTGGAAGGCTGTTTGGCGGAGTCGCGCATTTTCGAGTCTTTTATTGGTGACCGGGTGGGTTATTTATGCGATCTTTATGGGCGAAACCAGACACTCTCGGTGGTGTGATGACGGAAGGGCGGACGGGGGGTGGCATAcaaagacaaaaaaggaaatccaatCGAACGATGAGTGATTAGTTTAATGGGCAGGACAAAGAACGACGGAATTGACGCGATCCGGCATCGAGGTGCGATGGTGCGAAGCAGAACAGGAGGTGCCGACAGCCTAGAAGACCGAGAAAGACG is a window of Anopheles aquasalis chromosome 2, idAnoAquaMG_Q_19, whole genome shotgun sequence DNA encoding:
- the LOC126572185 gene encoding endocuticle structural glycoprotein SgAbd-2-like, producing the protein MSNKITVGVLLVLGVLVCVLADKDAVVLQQEAEVNPDGTYQYAYQTSNGITAAEQGTLKNVGDEQAQVAQGQYSYTDPEGNLISVQYIADENGFQPQGDHLPTPPPIPEAIERALRLLANLSRNK